One genomic region from Chlamydia poikilotherma encodes:
- the yidC gene encoding membrane protein insertase YidC gives MNKRSLLFVSLVGVAFVGCQIFFGYNDFRSCKALTEKQKTISEQVLAATKSAGLSVSPWTASLEEEINKNHYAVRVGNKLLLLNQGGSASSVYSSGIRWDFIEETTACDNIHVALYSEANESSDPLNTGKVFLPVTTEALPVLVVEFRNNQEPVVFLGQYKQEQGKIYNKDSVVYGTSLVFWRSGNEYLPLGIYNSKEERLESLDLPITKAAIFNDSQSSSVDLNSRQHFVLSNEYMQLVVSQESGSIEGINLPFSSEDNKSIVNEIGFDRDLKAQVPSEASFPGLPSIDANKKEISDTIGGYYPLLRRGMLSDVKKRTPSSYHALNIVSGRDLVKSVASGYRVSIFNSTVLELESNDGSIKKTYKLPEKQPYAFEVEVGINQAGDDMWITSGVPEVEIMSNAFTPSIKYHVIKKNKGQLDKVKLPKAKDPLALHSGVYPQWILNSNGYFGIILSPLTDAPAGYAASYVSGSSVPTRLSLLSPKNQAYPASKYPGYETLLPLSNQKGTHRFLVYAGPLAEPTLRALDQAYTNSKGESPQYLDCITFRGLFAFITEPFAALLFIIMKFFRMITGSWGISIILLTVFLKLLLYPLNAWSIRSMRRMQKLSPYIQEIQQKYKKEPKRAQMEVMALYKTNKVNPITGCLPLLIQLPFLIAMFDLLKSSFLLRGASFIPGWIDNLTAPDVLFSWTTPIWFLGNEFHLLPILLGIVMFAQQKISASKKKGPATDQQRQQETMGTMMAILFTFMFYNFPSGLNIYWFSSMLLGLIQQWVTNKVLDSKHLKNEISVNKKRQR, from the coding sequence ATGAATAAACGTTCGTTGTTGTTTGTTTCTTTAGTTGGCGTAGCTTTTGTAGGGTGCCAGATCTTTTTTGGTTATAATGATTTTCGTTCTTGCAAGGCTCTCACAGAGAAACAGAAAACAATTTCAGAACAAGTACTTGCTGCAACAAAGTCTGCGGGATTAAGTGTTTCTCCTTGGACTGCATCTCTTGAAGAAGAGATAAATAAAAATCATTACGCTGTGCGTGTTGGAAATAAGTTGCTCCTTTTGAATCAAGGAGGATCGGCAAGTTCAGTTTATTCTTCTGGAATTCGTTGGGATTTTATAGAAGAAACAACAGCTTGTGATAATATTCATGTTGCTTTGTATAGTGAAGCCAACGAATCCTCAGATCCTTTAAATACAGGAAAAGTATTTCTTCCGGTAACTACCGAAGCCCTTCCTGTTTTAGTTGTTGAGTTTCGTAATAATCAAGAACCTGTTGTGTTCTTAGGTCAATATAAGCAAGAACAGGGTAAGATTTATAATAAGGATAGTGTTGTTTATGGGACTTCTTTGGTCTTTTGGAGATCGGGGAATGAATATCTCCCTTTAGGTATTTATAATTCCAAAGAAGAAAGACTAGAATCCTTAGATCTCCCAATTACTAAGGCTGCTATTTTTAATGATTCCCAATCATCAAGTGTCGATCTGAATTCTAGGCAACATTTTGTTCTTTCTAATGAATATATGCAGTTGGTTGTTTCTCAGGAGAGTGGTTCTATAGAAGGAATAAACCTCCCATTTTCTTCTGAAGATAATAAGAGTATAGTCAATGAAATCGGCTTTGATAGAGATTTAAAAGCTCAAGTTCCTAGCGAGGCTTCTTTTCCCGGGCTTCCTTCGATAGATGCGAATAAAAAAGAAATTTCCGATACTATAGGAGGATATTATCCTTTATTACGTAGAGGGATGCTTTCTGATGTTAAAAAACGCACTCCTTCTAGTTATCATGCTTTAAATATTGTTTCCGGAAGGGATCTTGTCAAATCCGTGGCTTCGGGATACCGTGTTTCTATTTTTAATAGTACTGTGTTGGAATTGGAAAGCAATGACGGTTCTATTAAGAAAACTTATAAATTACCTGAAAAGCAGCCTTATGCTTTTGAAGTTGAAGTTGGTATAAATCAAGCTGGCGACGACATGTGGATAACTTCTGGAGTCCCCGAAGTTGAAATTATGTCCAACGCATTTACTCCATCTATTAAATACCATGTTATTAAAAAGAATAAGGGACAATTAGATAAGGTGAAATTACCTAAGGCTAAGGATCCTTTAGCTTTGCATAGTGGAGTATATCCCCAATGGATACTAAACTCTAATGGATACTTCGGTATTATCTTATCTCCACTTACAGACGCGCCCGCAGGATATGCTGCCTCCTATGTTTCTGGGAGTTCTGTCCCTACACGTTTGTCTCTATTATCTCCTAAAAACCAAGCTTATCCTGCTTCTAAATATCCTGGATACGAAACTTTACTTCCTTTGTCTAACCAGAAAGGAACACATCGTTTCCTCGTTTATGCAGGGCCTCTAGCCGAACCCACTTTACGCGCTCTGGATCAAGCTTATACCAATTCTAAAGGTGAGAGTCCTCAGTATCTTGATTGTATAACTTTCCGAGGATTATTCGCGTTTATTACTGAGCCTTTTGCAGCTTTACTTTTCATTATTATGAAGTTTTTCAGAATGATCACAGGATCATGGGGGATTTCTATCATTCTACTTACAGTATTCTTAAAATTACTGCTGTATCCACTGAATGCTTGGTCAATACGTTCTATGAGACGCATGCAAAAGTTGTCTCCCTATATTCAAGAAATTCAACAGAAATATAAGAAAGAGCCTAAACGTGCTCAAATGGAAGTCATGGCTTTATATAAGACTAATAAAGTGAATCCTATTACAGGCTGTCTGCCGTTATTGATTCAGTTACCGTTTCTTATAGCTATGTTTGATTTATTAAAATCCTCATTCTTACTTCGAGGAGCATCTTTTATACCTGGATGGATTGATAATTTAACAGCTCCAGATGTTTTATTCTCTTGGACTACACCAATTTGGTTTCTTGGAAACGAATTCCATCTTCTTCCTATCTTATTAGGGATTGTAATGTTTGCTCAGCAGAAGATCTCTGCTTCGAAGAAAAAAGGACCTGCTACGGATCAACAAAGACAGCAGGAAACAATGGGAACAATGATGGCTATCTTGTTTACCTTTATGTTCTATAATTTCCCTTCAGGTTTAAATATTTATTGGTTTTCTTCTATGCTTCTTGGATTGATCCAACAATGGGTTACCAATAAGGTTTTAGATAGCAAACATCTTAAAAATGAAATTTCTGTTAATAAGAAAAGACAAAGGTAA